A portion of the Nitrospira defluvii genome contains these proteins:
- a CDS encoding c-type cytochrome — translation MGGVLIRPIILTVCIYLFLKFIVPILPHSAPLPSSLIFLYLMLVMSGSVLFATLSGESKDAFFQPILRFLTGESGGALSSARYLVLALFPILVGWQTYGSTASSDAPPGENRTIHPAPPGEYTGLSNPVPKTPENIMYGKGLYASRCAPCHGNFDGKGFAAAGFTPPPANFKDPTTIAMLQESYLFWRIKKGGVGLPVEGMPWKTAMPRWELEMSDEDIWKVIMGEYDGAGQKPRTWDESE, via the coding sequence ATGGGAGGCGTACTTATCAGACCCATCATTCTGACGGTCTGTATCTATCTGTTCTTGAAATTTATCGTTCCGATTTTGCCGCATAGCGCGCCGCTGCCTTCTAGCTTGATTTTTCTCTACCTGATGCTGGTGATGTCAGGTTCGGTGCTCTTTGCCACCTTGAGCGGCGAATCGAAAGATGCCTTTTTTCAGCCCATCTTGCGCTTCTTGACCGGAGAAAGCGGCGGCGCACTCAGTAGCGCGCGCTATCTCGTGCTGGCCCTGTTTCCCATTCTCGTCGGATGGCAGACTTACGGGAGTACGGCTTCCAGCGACGCGCCTCCCGGTGAAAATCGCACGATTCACCCTGCTCCTCCTGGCGAGTACACCGGGCTCTCGAACCCGGTACCGAAGACGCCAGAGAATATTATGTATGGCAAAGGCTTGTATGCCTCGCGTTGCGCGCCCTGCCACGGCAACTTTGATGGCAAGGGGTTCGCGGCTGCGGGCTTTACGCCACCGCCCGCCAACTTTAAGGACCCGACGACCATTGCCATGCTGCAGGAAAGCTATCTCTTCTGGCGCATCAAGAAGGGAGGCGTCGGCCTTCCTGTGGAAGGGATGCCATGGAAAACGGCGATGCCGCGATGGGAACTGGAAATGTCCGATGAGGACATCTGGAAAGTCATTATGGGCGAATATGACGGAGCCGGACAGAAACCGAGAACCTGGGATGAGTCCGAGTAA
- a CDS encoding ethylbenzene dehydrogenase-related protein has product MARVRSVGKRWWVGAVGLLGLCVAAEVQPAYSQQSVAVRAGLVKGPLPADDPTAAAWATASVSEFPMSPQVHWPVRITEVTAKSVKVRGLHDGTTVAIMLEYSDPSEDPDDAAALEFMVGDTKAHFAHGQPMAQVEGGPVNIWYWKNKDGKGSDLGAKGFGTLKPHSHQDVKAKGVYQAGVWKVVFSRPLSTEHVAEDTQFKPGEFGSIAFAVWDGKKMESGQPKEKGSEKAISSWWYFRADAPPDYSAYMYALLAVGLALGFEMALVRRLKKGS; this is encoded by the coding sequence ATGGCACGAGTGAGGAGCGTAGGAAAGAGATGGTGGGTTGGAGCCGTCGGCCTTCTAGGGCTGTGCGTGGCGGCTGAAGTGCAGCCCGCCTATAGTCAGCAAAGCGTCGCGGTGCGCGCGGGACTTGTGAAGGGACCCCTCCCGGCCGACGATCCCACGGCCGCGGCATGGGCGACTGCCTCCGTGTCTGAATTCCCCATGTCTCCCCAAGTCCACTGGCCGGTTCGGATCACGGAGGTGACCGCGAAAAGTGTCAAGGTCCGTGGCCTCCACGATGGCACCACCGTCGCCATTATGCTGGAATATTCGGATCCCTCTGAAGATCCCGATGATGCGGCCGCCTTGGAGTTTATGGTCGGTGATACCAAGGCGCACTTCGCTCACGGTCAGCCCATGGCGCAGGTCGAGGGCGGCCCGGTCAATATCTGGTACTGGAAAAATAAAGACGGTAAAGGCTCGGACCTGGGCGCGAAAGGCTTCGGCACGCTCAAGCCTCACAGTCATCAGGACGTCAAGGCCAAGGGGGTCTATCAGGCCGGCGTGTGGAAGGTCGTGTTTTCGCGGCCCTTGAGCACGGAGCATGTTGCTGAAGACACCCAATTCAAGCCCGGGGAATTTGGCAGCATCGCCTTCGCTGTCTGGGACGGCAAAAAGATGGAGAGCGGCCAGCCGAAAGAAAAGGGCTCTGAAAAAGCGATTTCCTCCTGGTGGTATTTCCGTGCCGATGCACCACCGGACTATTCGGCGTACATGTACGCATTACTCGCGGTGGGTCTCGCGCTGGGATTCGAGATGGCTCTCGTGAGACGTTTAAAGAAAGGGTCGTGA
- a CDS encoding c-type cytochrome, with protein sequence MGVVVGGILFGATNALGFPFVFQALFFGYAMLGAVVFMILDFPTLKPFGGVKAVGALLVFYAILSVVYIAGASMWPQYDPEDEKGKIEKILKPKREHYEAGKVEVLMQRAKALDEKAKELTARLQALGAATAPADQKAGGESAPTATTAAASGDVAKLGEEQWQLQECYNCHKLNGEGGKKRGPELDNIGNLLSAAEIARKILDPKSYKAEGFEQEYEKGKMPDKYKDLMEPKDVDALATWLAGYKNASVNTPKPIKMK encoded by the coding sequence GTGGGAGTCGTCGTCGGCGGAATCCTGTTCGGCGCCACCAATGCGCTGGGCTTTCCGTTCGTCTTTCAGGCGCTGTTTTTTGGTTATGCCATGCTCGGCGCCGTAGTCTTTATGATTCTCGATTTCCCGACGCTGAAACCATTTGGCGGCGTGAAGGCGGTCGGGGCGTTACTTGTATTTTACGCCATTCTCTCTGTGGTCTATATCGCCGGTGCTTCCATGTGGCCGCAATATGATCCCGAGGACGAGAAGGGCAAGATCGAAAAAATCCTCAAGCCAAAGCGAGAGCATTATGAGGCCGGCAAGGTCGAAGTGCTGATGCAGCGCGCCAAGGCGCTCGATGAAAAGGCGAAAGAGCTGACTGCTCGGCTGCAAGCCTTGGGTGCCGCGACGGCTCCGGCCGATCAGAAGGCGGGAGGAGAGAGTGCGCCAACTGCGACCACCGCAGCGGCGAGCGGGGACGTTGCAAAGCTCGGCGAGGAGCAGTGGCAGCTGCAGGAGTGTTACAACTGCCACAAGTTGAATGGTGAAGGCGGAAAGAAGCGGGGTCCTGAGCTCGATAACATCGGTAACCTGTTGTCCGCTGCGGAAATTGCTCGGAAGATTCTCGATCCAAAGAGTTACAAGGCGGAAGGCTTTGAGCAGGAGTACGAGAAGGGCAAAATGCCTGACAAGTACAAGGATCTTATGGAGCCGAAAGACGTTGATGCCTTGGCGACGTGGTTGGCTGGATATAAGAATGCTTCGGTCAACACTCCGAAGCCGATCAAGATGAAGTGA
- a CDS encoding helix-turn-helix domain-containing protein, which translates to MLTVKELSAWLNIKPSTLYLWVSRNKIPCRRIHGLVRFEPEAIQAWLKGFEANPSKPFPLPTHDATRDLNQLIEAAKSEVYTRHGETITPSPRTKEEQHGAR; encoded by the coding sequence ATGCTTACCGTCAAAGAGCTTTCGGCTTGGCTCAATATTAAGCCGTCCACACTCTACCTCTGGGTCTCCCGAAATAAGATTCCTTGCCGTCGCATACACGGCCTCGTCCGCTTTGAACCTGAGGCCATCCAAGCGTGGCTGAAGGGCTTTGAAGCCAATCCCAGCAAGCCCTTCCCACTGCCGACTCATGACGCTACCCGCGACCTGAACCAGCTCATTGAAGCGGCCAAATCCGAAGTCTATACTCGCCACGGGGAAACCATCACACCGAGCCCACGCACGAAGGAGGAGCAGCATGGGGCTCGTTAA
- a CDS encoding c-type cytochrome, with the protein MSEVVKLQLIGLCVVGLGTVILLFIKGQFLRVIGFVAIVLGLFALVALAVPQMASLPPAEESINIADIKTPTDMATIGQKIFFSKGQCALCHSIGPSESARCPDLKGIGAKLSREFIFESLTEPQAYLYLDYRHEGVPKEYPARMPYINKNPIGLSKNEILSVIAFLQQMSGEPISVSPSELDIPRATPAPVKAADAGTVAVAQAR; encoded by the coding sequence ATGAGCGAAGTAGTCAAACTGCAGCTAATCGGTCTCTGCGTGGTCGGGCTCGGAACCGTCATCCTCTTGTTTATCAAGGGACAATTTCTCCGAGTCATCGGGTTTGTCGCGATCGTGTTGGGACTATTTGCCTTGGTGGCGTTGGCGGTGCCGCAGATGGCATCGTTGCCCCCGGCGGAAGAGAGCATCAACATCGCCGACATTAAAACTCCGACGGACATGGCCACTATCGGACAGAAGATTTTTTTCAGTAAGGGGCAATGCGCGCTCTGCCACTCCATCGGTCCGAGCGAATCCGCCCGCTGTCCAGACCTTAAGGGCATTGGCGCCAAACTCTCCCGGGAGTTCATCTTCGAGAGCCTGACAGAACCGCAAGCCTATCTCTATTTGGACTATCGCCATGAGGGCGTTCCCAAGGAGTATCCTGCCAGGATGCCGTACATCAATAAGAACCCGATTGGCTTGTCAAAGAACGAAATTCTCTCGGTCATTGCGTTCCTGCAGCAAATGAGCGGTGAGCCGATCAGCGTGAGTCCTTCGGAACTAGACATTCCTCGTGCTACCCCGGCACCGGTGAAGGCTGCGGATGCCGGCACCGTGGCGGTGGCCCAGGCACGATAA
- a CDS encoding cytochrome b, giving the protein MDTTTQPTTTQPSAIEKVFAFVDERVGLKTLQAKMLNEPVPGGSRWAYVFGSVLLFIFIMQAVTGILLMFYYVPTADHAYASTQYIIHTVDYGWFLLSYHFWGSTAMVVCVFAHMSQVFLWGAYKKPRELIWLVGLALFGIVMGFGFTGYLLPWDQRAYWATTVGVEIMDKTPLLGDFMARFLKGGATPGQMTLSRFFVIHVMVLPAALMGLAGLHLFLFRKAGPAGPFRGSVEEIKAKTDYFFPRQIWKDIVGMVAVFLCICSLAFWEPIVLLEEATPDPGDYHPEPEWYFLFLFQLLRLKVFAGEFGQFLGAIALPGVFMALLAALPFIDRDPERNIFKRPIALISWIVVMASILIFTVAAIINREFLE; this is encoded by the coding sequence ATGGATACGACTACGCAGCCGACGACCACGCAGCCCTCAGCCATTGAAAAAGTCTTTGCCTTTGTCGACGAGCGCGTCGGGCTAAAGACGTTACAAGCCAAAATGCTCAACGAGCCCGTCCCTGGCGGGTCACGATGGGCCTATGTCTTTGGCTCTGTTTTGCTCTTCATCTTCATTATGCAGGCGGTGACCGGCATTTTGTTGATGTTTTATTACGTTCCGACCGCTGATCACGCCTACGCCAGCACGCAGTACATCATCCACACTGTGGATTATGGCTGGTTCCTCCTGAGTTACCACTTCTGGGGCTCAACGGCGATGGTGGTATGCGTGTTTGCGCATATGTCCCAAGTCTTCCTCTGGGGTGCGTACAAAAAGCCTCGCGAACTCATCTGGTTGGTTGGTCTGGCCCTTTTCGGCATCGTCATGGGCTTCGGGTTCACTGGATATCTGCTTCCCTGGGACCAGCGGGCCTATTGGGCCACGACCGTCGGCGTCGAAATCATGGACAAGACGCCGCTCCTTGGCGATTTCATGGCTCGTTTCCTGAAGGGCGGAGCCACACCGGGGCAGATGACCTTGAGCCGCTTCTTTGTCATCCACGTCATGGTGTTGCCGGCCGCACTGATGGGATTGGCCGGTCTGCACCTCTTCTTGTTCCGCAAAGCTGGTCCCGCGGGCCCGTTCCGCGGAAGCGTGGAAGAAATCAAGGCCAAAACCGATTACTTCTTTCCGCGGCAGATTTGGAAAGACATTGTCGGCATGGTCGCGGTCTTCTTGTGCATCTGCAGCCTGGCATTCTGGGAACCCATTGTGCTGTTGGAAGAAGCCACGCCGGATCCAGGGGATTATCATCCAGAGCCGGAATGGTACTTCCTGTTTCTTTTCCAGTTGCTGCGGCTGAAGGTGTTCGCAGGCGAGTTTGGTCAATTCCTTGGCGCAATTGCGTTGCCCGGTGTCTTTATGGCACTCCTGGCGGCCTTGCCGTTCATTGACCGCGACCCTGAACGAAACATTTTCAAGCGGCCGATCGCCTTGATCAGCTGGATCGTGGTCATGGCAAGCATTCTGATTTTTACCGTGGCGGCAATCATCAACCGCGAATTTTTGGAATAG
- a CDS encoding ubiquinol-cytochrome c reductase iron-sulfur subunit, protein MMQPKLKSKVRCTDGEVGEVRRVIMDPLSHDISHIVVGGGPGDVPERQVPMGQVQAVTEDAVSLRLGMGEYATLPAFKRDEYVTTHEVEIAHLEERIHVTPGEVLVPFPELEKSVKRRTFFANFTHAIGFLIGFPLAFPVLRYLMKPMYSPFDNEWLKIGNSGKIKQDDVGVQFKYKRKIKEAYMPEQEIDKNVWVLKATPKVLEAIYQGKDMEFRDSFGKHIWTNKKDVPYIAFSGKCPHLGCGFKWRTHKTLGQVFLCPCHLSIYDAAGKVLDGPAPRPLDPLPIKVTATGDITIIDMEFKAGTKAQVRIV, encoded by the coding sequence ATGATGCAGCCGAAACTCAAATCAAAAGTTCGATGTACGGACGGTGAAGTCGGGGAAGTCCGCCGGGTCATCATGGACCCGCTGTCCCACGACATCAGCCATATCGTCGTTGGTGGCGGTCCCGGGGATGTTCCGGAGCGGCAAGTGCCTATGGGGCAGGTCCAGGCGGTGACGGAAGATGCCGTATCGCTTCGTCTTGGCATGGGAGAGTACGCGACGCTCCCGGCTTTTAAGCGCGACGAATATGTGACGACCCACGAGGTAGAAATCGCTCACCTTGAGGAGCGCATTCATGTCACGCCAGGAGAGGTGCTGGTTCCCTTCCCTGAGCTGGAGAAAAGCGTCAAGCGCCGAACCTTCTTTGCGAACTTCACTCATGCGATCGGCTTTTTGATTGGTTTCCCTCTTGCCTTCCCCGTGCTGCGCTACCTGATGAAGCCCATGTATTCCCCGTTCGACAACGAATGGCTCAAGATCGGGAACTCAGGGAAGATTAAGCAGGACGACGTCGGCGTGCAGTTCAAGTATAAGCGCAAGATCAAAGAAGCGTATATGCCGGAGCAGGAGATCGACAAGAACGTGTGGGTCCTGAAGGCGACTCCGAAGGTCCTTGAGGCGATCTACCAAGGCAAGGACATGGAGTTTCGGGATTCTTTCGGCAAGCACATCTGGACCAACAAGAAAGACGTGCCCTATATCGCGTTTTCAGGCAAATGCCCACACTTGGGCTGCGGATTTAAGTGGCGAACGCACAAAACCCTTGGCCAGGTCTTCCTCTGTCCTTGTCACCTGAGCATTTATGATGCGGCAGGGAAAGTCCTCGATGGCCCGGCGCCGCGGCCACTCGACCCGCTTCCGATTAAGGTTACGGCAACCGGTGACATCACCATTATCGATATGGAATTCAAGGCGGGCACCAAGGCCCAGGTTCGGATTGTCTAA
- a CDS encoding cytochrome ubiquinol oxidase subunit I, with the protein MMNQGRTIENQVRHIGGRVALLAGCAAVLSWLGLPDLALAQDAAAQAPTAYRDIPYVGSRNLVWIIAQLHLLLAGFVLGVPIFAWLCEVVGWKSGDKRYDKLAKEFTKLLTSSYATTALFGGILLFLLIGFYPKLMAYLTDIFFPSFLVYCGLFLVETATLYLYWYGWDAMSEGNGKKFHIFLGFLLNVFAFFIMIVPNSWATFQASPVVIAEGTDFERAWAATWNPTWWPVNIHRIIANVVLGGYICGAYAGIRYLSAKSTEERNHYDWMGYVGNFIGVFGLLPLPFAGYWLMREIYQYNQQMGITLMGGFLSWLFILQAMLIGVLFLGSNYYFWMGITHRIPGSEGQYRKPIMAMLIILLMCLAVWMTPHSLVASLEEAQKMGGTHHPLLGVFGVMSAKMTVSNLMVLVTFMSFIMYWRAGKEDTAGWAKVAKSVMGAVLVLAGLAVIVLGVWGYFVPAIIRINYFSTSQVGIVIFVMLTITPLTALLLKSAKTTTEMVWGRMPPRAGYSLVLNAVMVILLMTLMGYARSSSRVHWHVYGVMRDSSQYAFSPALGYAAALMALCTFLFCMLVAFIFWVATMGDKAKAAASAKSSAEPGGIPAMAGGSPSLDGPGTETSEASRQV; encoded by the coding sequence ATGATGAACCAAGGGCGGACTATCGAAAATCAAGTGCGCCACATCGGGGGGCGTGTTGCGTTGCTGGCCGGATGCGCTGCAGTGCTCAGCTGGCTGGGGTTGCCGGACCTGGCTCTGGCCCAAGATGCGGCTGCTCAAGCGCCCACCGCCTATCGGGACATCCCCTACGTCGGAAGTCGCAATCTGGTGTGGATTATTGCGCAGTTGCATCTTCTGCTCGCCGGATTCGTGCTGGGTGTCCCGATCTTCGCGTGGTTGTGCGAAGTGGTCGGCTGGAAATCCGGCGATAAACGCTACGATAAGTTGGCCAAAGAGTTTACGAAGCTACTCACGTCGTCCTACGCCACCACCGCCTTGTTCGGTGGGATCCTCCTGTTCCTCTTGATCGGCTTCTATCCGAAGTTGATGGCGTATTTAACGGACATCTTCTTCCCGTCGTTCCTCGTCTATTGCGGCCTGTTTCTCGTGGAAACCGCGACCCTGTACCTCTACTGGTACGGTTGGGATGCCATGTCCGAAGGCAACGGAAAGAAATTCCATATCTTCTTGGGCTTTCTCCTCAATGTGTTCGCATTCTTCATCATGATCGTTCCTAATTCCTGGGCGACATTCCAGGCGAGCCCGGTCGTCATCGCCGAAGGCACGGACTTCGAACGCGCCTGGGCCGCGACCTGGAATCCCACCTGGTGGCCGGTGAACATTCACCGGATCATCGCGAACGTGGTGCTGGGCGGTTATATCTGCGGCGCCTACGCAGGTATTCGGTACCTATCGGCCAAGAGTACGGAAGAACGCAACCACTATGATTGGATGGGCTACGTCGGTAACTTCATTGGGGTCTTCGGTTTGTTGCCGCTGCCCTTCGCCGGTTATTGGCTGATGCGGGAAATCTACCAGTACAACCAACAGATGGGCATCACGCTCATGGGTGGATTTCTCTCCTGGTTGTTCATCCTGCAAGCGATGTTGATCGGTGTCCTCTTCCTTGGTTCTAACTACTATTTCTGGATGGGTATTACCCATCGAATACCAGGGTCTGAGGGCCAGTATCGCAAGCCGATTATGGCCATGTTGATCATCCTTCTGATGTGCCTCGCCGTGTGGATGACGCCGCATTCCCTGGTCGCCAGTTTGGAAGAGGCTCAAAAGATGGGCGGTACACACCATCCGCTCCTGGGTGTGTTCGGGGTTATGTCGGCCAAGATGACGGTATCGAACCTGATGGTGCTCGTGACATTCATGAGCTTCATCATGTACTGGCGTGCCGGAAAAGAGGACACCGCGGGATGGGCGAAAGTGGCGAAGTCCGTGATGGGCGCCGTACTGGTCCTTGCCGGACTTGCCGTCATCGTGCTTGGTGTCTGGGGCTACTTCGTTCCCGCGATTATTCGCATCAACTACTTCTCGACATCCCAGGTGGGCATCGTGATTTTCGTTATGTTGACCATCACTCCGTTAACGGCATTATTGCTGAAGAGCGCCAAGACGACGACGGAGATGGTCTGGGGACGCATGCCTCCTCGCGCCGGCTATTCACTGGTCTTGAATGCGGTTATGGTCATCCTGCTGATGACCCTGATGGGTTATGCCCGTTCATCGTCCCGCGTCCACTGGCATGTGTATGGCGTGATGCGTGACTCTTCTCAGTATGCGTTCTCACCCGCGCTGGGATACGCCGCTGCCTTGATGGCCCTCTGTACGTTCCTGTTCTGTATGTTGGTGGCTTTCATTTTCTGGGTCGCCACCATGGGTGACAAGGCCAAGGCTGCTGCGAGTGCCAAGAGTTCGGCCGAACCGGGAGGGATCCCGGCGATGGCGGGCGGGTCGCCCTCATTGGATGGCCCTGGCACCGAGACATCTGAGGCATCGCGACAGGTTTGA
- a CDS encoding c-type cytochrome, which produces MRAWRRIRVFGAVVGVVGLSGLIGAGCSMMQSEQAAKGKKLYAHYCMHCHGETGKQNEGFNWSSMSDPKPKDLSNKSEMGTFKDEDIFNTISRDMKDTSPNGDKIGDDEFAVPTMPTFKYTLSEEEIWGIVGYVRSLHGKKLEFNVEGRKKELQEAKQSAEQKYKEAERVEQEAEKKANDEAEKKGVEVDDNAYAKEVQAMGQAKKELDQATAALANFTTRPGKGVNIARPDLNMKPDAAAKMTEIGKQLYVTKYGCNGCHKIGEEGGRVGPALDRAGYRLNPTWVYRWLRNPQAMKPDTRMPALGLNDADAKAVALYLKTLRAPKPDKPLGKVSEE; this is translated from the coding sequence ATGAGGGCGTGGCGAAGAATACGCGTCTTTGGAGCGGTCGTCGGGGTAGTGGGACTCTCGGGCCTCATCGGTGCCGGTTGTTCGATGATGCAGAGTGAACAGGCCGCCAAGGGCAAGAAGCTCTATGCGCACTACTGCATGCACTGTCACGGCGAAACCGGGAAGCAGAACGAGGGCTTTAATTGGTCCTCCATGTCCGACCCGAAGCCGAAAGACCTCTCCAATAAGTCGGAAATGGGTACGTTCAAAGATGAGGATATCTTTAATACGATCTCTCGCGACATGAAGGATACAAGCCCGAACGGCGACAAGATCGGCGACGATGAGTTTGCCGTGCCGACCATGCCGACCTTCAAGTACACCCTGTCTGAGGAAGAGATTTGGGGTATCGTCGGGTACGTGCGCTCCTTGCATGGCAAAAAGTTGGAATTCAACGTCGAAGGCCGTAAGAAAGAACTCCAAGAAGCCAAGCAGTCCGCCGAGCAAAAATATAAAGAGGCGGAACGTGTGGAGCAGGAAGCCGAAAAGAAAGCCAACGACGAGGCCGAAAAGAAGGGCGTGGAAGTCGACGACAACGCCTATGCCAAGGAAGTTCAGGCTATGGGCCAGGCCAAGAAGGAACTCGATCAGGCAACCGCTGCCCTCGCGAACTTCACCACGAGACCAGGTAAGGGCGTCAACATCGCGCGTCCTGATCTCAACATGAAGCCGGATGCGGCCGCGAAAATGACGGAGATCGGGAAGCAGCTCTACGTGACCAAGTACGGTTGCAATGGGTGCCATAAGATCGGCGAAGAGGGTGGAAGGGTTGGCCCCGCGCTGGATCGGGCGGGTTATCGACTGAATCCGACCTGGGTGTATCGGTGGCTGCGAAATCCGCAGGCGATGAAGCCCGACACCCGTATGCCCGCGCTGGGGCTCAATGATGCCGATGCAAAGGCGGTGGCCCTGTACTTGAAGACGCTTCGTGCGCCGAAGCCGGATAAGCCGTTGGGCAAGGTCAGCGAAGAATAG
- a CDS encoding tyrosine-type recombinase/integrase, producing MGLVKRNNIWWMSFTYEGRQVRRSTETSDKKLAEAILSKIRVQIVEGKYFEKPKEDPYTFSQLMDRYLKEHASRRAHYRRYVNMVTNVKAFFGNPKLSQITPKTIVAFKAKRYADGVMPATINRELAMLKKAFNLACREWEWAKDNPVCRVSMEKEQNSRDRWLTEQEEARLLMAAPAWIREVVTFAINTGMRRGEILALTWAGVDFTRRTVTVFKSKNGERRTIPVNQTVLELLSHKYEQGRGQRGIETRVVFCSKASTELDGSNLRRGFTAALKAAQIEDLHFHDLRHTFATRLVQAGVDLYKVQRLLGHKSPSMTQRYAHHYPESLRDGVEILDRGKTFSTNLAQRPFAPTVAM from the coding sequence ATGGGGCTCGTTAAACGAAACAATATTTGGTGGATGTCATTTACGTATGAAGGGCGGCAAGTGCGGCGATCGACCGAAACCTCAGACAAAAAGCTGGCGGAAGCCATCCTGAGCAAAATCCGAGTGCAGATTGTCGAGGGGAAATATTTCGAAAAACCGAAAGAAGATCCCTACACCTTTTCCCAGTTAATGGACCGGTATCTGAAAGAGCATGCCAGCCGGCGGGCCCACTACCGGCGCTATGTGAACATGGTCACGAATGTGAAAGCCTTCTTCGGCAATCCAAAACTATCCCAGATTACGCCGAAGACCATCGTGGCCTTCAAAGCCAAGCGCTATGCCGATGGAGTCATGCCGGCCACCATTAACCGAGAACTGGCCATGCTGAAAAAGGCCTTCAATCTTGCCTGCCGCGAATGGGAATGGGCAAAGGACAATCCGGTCTGCCGTGTCTCGATGGAGAAAGAGCAAAACTCCCGGGACCGCTGGCTTACCGAACAGGAGGAAGCGCGGCTGCTCATGGCTGCGCCTGCATGGATTCGAGAAGTCGTCACCTTCGCCATCAATACCGGCATGCGACGGGGAGAAATTCTTGCCCTCACATGGGCAGGCGTGGACTTCACCCGACGAACCGTGACGGTCTTTAAATCCAAGAACGGGGAACGGCGGACGATTCCGGTCAACCAAACCGTGTTGGAACTGCTCTCTCACAAATATGAGCAGGGCCGTGGGCAACGGGGAATTGAGACTCGGGTTGTGTTCTGCAGCAAAGCCAGTACCGAGTTGGATGGCAGTAACCTTCGACGAGGTTTTACGGCGGCCTTGAAGGCGGCACAGATTGAGGATCTTCATTTCCACGATCTGCGCCACACCTTTGCTACGCGACTGGTCCAAGCCGGGGTGGACTTGTACAAAGTTCAACGGCTGCTCGGGCACAAATCTCCGAGCATGACCCAACGGTATGCGCATCACTATCCGGAAAGTCTGCGGGATGGGGTGGAGATTTTGGACCGGGGAAAGACGTTTAGCACAAATTTAGCACAGCGACCATTTGCGCCAACGGTGGCAATGTAA
- the ubiA gene encoding 4-hydroxybenzoate octaprenyltransferase has translation MADLIRLRNQSGTWLLMWPSLWALILANQGRPPLWLVCVFALGSFVMRSLGVVINDVADRDFDKHVARTSHRPLAAGRLTLGHALVVALGLALIAAGLVSTLNWLTICLSPIALFLASIYPFCKRWIHMPQAVLGVAFGWGAIMAWAASRATIDPQAWWLLGATTCWAIAYDTIYALQDREDDQRIGVKSSALLFGPRVPLAVGLFLTGMMGCLLAAGYLSGLGMGYYLMLALLGGIFLGQVRRLRFPIAPHAAFGMFYQHVYVGAAILIALWIGTPGTTP, from the coding sequence GTGGCCGACCTGATCCGCCTGCGCAACCAATCAGGCACCTGGCTGTTGATGTGGCCGAGCCTGTGGGCGCTGATCCTGGCCAATCAGGGTCGCCCGCCTCTCTGGTTGGTGTGCGTCTTCGCCCTCGGCTCGTTCGTGATGCGCAGTCTCGGCGTGGTGATCAATGACGTGGCCGATCGCGATTTCGACAAACATGTGGCGCGCACGAGTCACCGGCCGCTGGCGGCCGGCAGGTTGACCCTCGGGCATGCCTTGGTGGTCGCGCTCGGGCTGGCGCTGATCGCGGCAGGTCTGGTCTCCACACTCAACTGGTTGACCATCTGCCTCAGTCCGATCGCCCTGTTTCTGGCATCGATCTATCCGTTTTGCAAACGCTGGATCCACATGCCTCAGGCAGTCTTGGGCGTCGCGTTCGGTTGGGGCGCGATCATGGCCTGGGCAGCCTCGCGCGCCACCATTGATCCGCAAGCCTGGTGGCTTCTGGGCGCAACAACCTGCTGGGCGATTGCCTACGACACGATTTATGCGCTGCAAGACCGTGAGGATGACCAACGCATCGGCGTAAAATCGTCCGCACTGCTCTTTGGCCCAAGAGTTCCACTGGCCGTCGGGCTCTTCTTGACTGGAATGATGGGATGTCTGCTGGCGGCCGGATATCTGTCCGGCCTTGGAATGGGATACTATCTGATGCTCGCGCTACTCGGAGGGATCTTCCTCGGGCAGGTGCGGCGCTTACGGTTCCCCATCGCGCCGCACGCAGCCTTCGGAATGTTCTATCAGCACGTGTATGTCGGAGCGGCTATCCTCATCGCGCTATGGATCGGCACGCCCGGCACAACACCGTGA